Proteins encoded within one genomic window of Carassius carassius chromosome 22, fCarCar2.1, whole genome shotgun sequence:
- the LOC132098739 gene encoding myoD family inhibitor domain-containing protein-like isoform X2, with translation MSSETILPPEGPEGPKKQLQEETNPLLSKSTDKCNTCTDESSDATETSQTPIPGDASSDGQDHMSENHTHDDLVRTQPQPLPRLATSQQHGIDGEAGRQQNSLHTVLSNGHGTPRGVTQTPSTSPTSESRKHPSPVSHRMQRKLRSSLSVNSDNSRRSKSSSTGSNKPGSTPEVLYCFANGKEKQKAELKKAARTLSGVMVRRGQ, from the exons ATGTCCTCGGAGACTATTTTACCTCCGGAGGGGCCTGAAGGGCCAAAGAAGCAGCTACAAGAGGAGACGAACCCACTTCTGTCCAAATCAACCG ataAATGCAACACCTGCACTGATGAATCCTCAGATGCTACAGAAACATCCCAAACTCCGATACCAGGAGATGCCTCTTCAGACGGGCAAGATCACATGAGCGAGAACCACACCCATGATGATCTTGTTAGAA cTCAACCTCAGCCTCTGCCCCGGCTAGCAACATCCCAGCAGCATGGCATCGACGGAGAGGCTGGCAGGCAGCAGAACAGCCTGCACACAGTGCTAAGTAACGGCCACGGCACGCCCCGCGGGGTCACGCAGACACCCTCCACCAGCCCCACCTCCGAGTCCAGGAAGCACCCGTCGCCCGTCTCGCACCGCATGCAGAGAAAGCTTCGCTCTAGCCTGTCGGTCAACAGCGACAACAGCAGAAGGAGCAAAAGCAGCTCGACTGGTTCCAATAAACCTGGCTCAACTCCAGAGG ttttgtattgttttgcaaATGGAAAGGAAAAACAGAAGGCCGAGCTGAAAAAAGCAGCTCGCACATTGTCAGGTGTGATGGTAAGGAGAGGGCAGTAA
- the LOC132098739 gene encoding myoD family inhibitor domain-containing protein-like isoform X1 — MSSETILPPEGPEGPKKQLQEETNPLLSKSTDKCNTCTDESSDATETSQTPIPGDASSDGQDHMSENHTHDDLVRTQPQPLPRLATSQQHGIDGEAGRQQNSLHTVLSNGHGTPRGVTQTPSTSPTSESRKHPSPVSHRMQRKLRSSLSVNSDNSRRSKSSSTGSNKPGSTPEDCCVHCILACLFCEFLTLCNMVVAQASCGICTSEACCCCCCADDLGDDCNCPCDMDCGIMDACCESSDCLEICMECCGICFPT; from the exons ATGTCCTCGGAGACTATTTTACCTCCGGAGGGGCCTGAAGGGCCAAAGAAGCAGCTACAAGAGGAGACGAACCCACTTCTGTCCAAATCAACCG ataAATGCAACACCTGCACTGATGAATCCTCAGATGCTACAGAAACATCCCAAACTCCGATACCAGGAGATGCCTCTTCAGACGGGCAAGATCACATGAGCGAGAACCACACCCATGATGATCTTGTTAGAA cTCAACCTCAGCCTCTGCCCCGGCTAGCAACATCCCAGCAGCATGGCATCGACGGAGAGGCTGGCAGGCAGCAGAACAGCCTGCACACAGTGCTAAGTAACGGCCACGGCACGCCCCGCGGGGTCACGCAGACACCCTCCACCAGCCCCACCTCCGAGTCCAGGAAGCACCCGTCGCCCGTCTCGCACCGCATGCAGAGAAAGCTTCGCTCTAGCCTGTCGGTCAACAGCGACAACAGCAGAAGGAGCAAAAGCAGCTCGACTGGTTCCAATAAACCTGGCTCAACTCCAGAGG ACTGCTGTGTCCACTGCATCCTGGCCTGCCTGTTTTGTGAATTTCTCACTCTGTGCAATATGGTGGTGGCTCAGGCATCGTGTGGCATCTGCACATCAGAagcctgttgctgctgctgctgcgcaGACGACCTGGGAGATGACTGCAACTGCCCCTGTGACATGGACTGTGGCATTATGGATGCGTGCTGTGAGTCCTCGGACTGCCTGGAGATCTGCATGGAGTGCTGCGGAATCTGTTTTCCAACATAA